From the genome of Nitrosomonas sp., one region includes:
- a CDS encoding methyl-accepting chemotaxis protein: MRVNLPITETEYPIDDDTLILSTTDTKGRITYVNPTFIEVSGFTKEELIGKAHNIVRHPDMPPEAFEDLWKTLKAGLPWTGLVKNRRKNGDYYWVLGNATPLMDNGRITGYLSVRTKPPRELVEKTIPIYRQVLEGSAKNLRIEKGRVVRTDFVSKIMSFLGMTVSKRIALLATISLLFLIITSGVAWWGMTQQTTPSWLNDFLVGITLSGIALISLMAVNVIKNTVSPLRQGISIANTLAAGNLVTQIPLSNRDDEFSELVNALRQMGINLRATVADVHSNAQSVRLAAQDIASGNWDLSQRTEEQASSLEETSASMEELTSTANQNTDNAMQAYQLTINSGKITEKGDAMMQDAIAKMSSISDRSSQIATIINVINDIAFQTNILALNAAVESARAGEHGRGFAVVASEVRNLAQRSATAAKDIKTLIDGSIKNVDEGAELINQLGITMGEITHSINRVTGVMTEISDASREQNAGIEQINQAVTQMDQVTQQNAALVEESAAAADILKQQAVELEGAISIFKIGQTAKNDADIVQLSSDKSFYKSGKQSTTKAA; this comes from the coding sequence ATGAGAGTCAATTTACCGATAACTGAGACTGAATATCCAATTGATGATGATACATTGATCTTGTCAACAACTGATACTAAAGGTCGCATAACTTATGTGAACCCGACTTTCATTGAGGTGAGCGGGTTCACGAAAGAAGAATTGATAGGTAAAGCACATAATATTGTTCGACATCCCGATATGCCGCCGGAAGCTTTTGAAGATTTATGGAAAACATTGAAAGCTGGCTTGCCCTGGACTGGTCTGGTCAAAAATCGTCGCAAAAATGGTGATTATTACTGGGTGCTGGGTAATGCTACGCCTTTAATGGATAACGGAAGAATTACTGGCTATTTGTCTGTTCGCACTAAACCCCCGCGGGAATTAGTTGAAAAAACGATACCAATTTATCGTCAAGTATTGGAGGGAAGCGCAAAGAATCTCCGAATTGAAAAGGGCAGAGTAGTTCGAACTGATTTTGTGAGCAAGATTATGTCATTTCTTGGAATGACAGTCAGTAAGCGTATTGCCCTTTTAGCTACAATTTCTTTATTATTTCTGATAATTACCAGCGGTGTAGCTTGGTGGGGAATGACACAACAAACCACGCCTTCATGGTTGAACGATTTTCTAGTTGGAATAACATTGAGCGGTATCGCGTTAATATCCTTAATGGCTGTCAATGTAATAAAAAATACAGTTTCGCCTTTACGGCAGGGAATTAGCATTGCCAATACACTTGCCGCAGGTAATCTTGTGACACAAATTCCATTGTCAAATCGCGATGACGAATTCAGCGAACTTGTAAATGCACTTAGACAAATGGGAATAAACTTAAGGGCAACAGTAGCTGATGTACATTCTAATGCGCAATCAGTACGCCTTGCAGCTCAGGATATCGCTTCAGGAAATTGGGATTTGTCGCAGCGCACAGAGGAACAGGCGTCTTCTCTCGAAGAAACATCTGCAAGTATGGAAGAACTCACATCAACGGCAAACCAAAATACAGATAACGCCATGCAAGCTTATCAATTGACTATCAATTCCGGGAAAATAACGGAGAAAGGCGATGCAATGATGCAAGACGCCATTGCAAAAATGTCTTCTATTAGTGATAGATCTAGTCAGATAGCCACCATTATTAATGTCATTAATGACATCGCTTTTCAAACCAATATTCTTGCCTTAAATGCCGCCGTTGAATCTGCACGCGCAGGCGAACATGGCCGTGGTTTTGCGGTTGTGGCATCTGAGGTACGCAATTTAGCCCAAAGAAGTGCTACTGCTGCTAAAGATATAAAGACTTTAATTGATGGTTCAATTAAAAATGTGGATGAAGGCGCAGAGTTAATTAACCAACTGGGCATTACCATGGGAGAGATAACGCATTCGATTAATCGCGTAACCGGTGTTATGACAGAAATTTCTGATGCATCGCGTGAGCAAAACGCGGGTATTGAACAAATTAATCAGGCAGTGACACAAATGGATCAAGTAACACAGCAAAATGCGGCCTTGGTTGAAGAGTCTGCCGCCGCCGCAGATATCCTTAAGCAACAGGCCGTGGAGCTTGAGGGCGCTATTTCAATCTTTAAAATTGGTCAAACTGCAAAAAACGATGCAGATATTGTTCAATTATCCTCTGATAAATCTTTTTATAAGTCAGGAAAACAATCAACAACCAAAGCTGCATGA
- a CDS encoding DUF4157 domain-containing protein produces the protein MLIFSRKPKSIQRKTPVSTVAQGRNVIGQTPAVRSILHPERVNQKSGQVPMDRDVQANAQSEYVVNTSMPEEVIRSHGQSLDPATRFFFEQRFGQDFSRVRVHTDAVASESAQTVNALAYTVKNNIVFENGQYAPETSRGRKLLAHELAHVLQQRKTHFNSPVLYRSPGEGGEAFSREQLQIFANDPSQALVRWPQLDSAERGQLLGLMVSRHGTGFVESFERVADSMRGPVTVRNYSDYRTVDRRRLESRGWNRIGLTGQGFDFWVHPSGGVLMVFTDEPGAAQPAEEPASEAHEVSSGVLPTDIEIPDDPVTRYGPVVSMSNTFMGQEADARLYANGTIEVYYPGSDNPITYMPAPGTTSFYQTYNEEGQAYSGTPVDIYREFPDYLAEELDL, from the coding sequence GTGCTTATTTTTTCCCGGAAACCGAAGTCGATTCAGCGCAAGACTCCTGTCAGTACGGTAGCGCAAGGACGTAATGTCATCGGGCAAACGCCTGCGGTACGTTCCATTTTGCATCCAGAGCGGGTGAATCAGAAATCTGGTCAAGTCCCGATGGATCGAGATGTGCAAGCGAATGCGCAGTCTGAATATGTTGTCAATACAAGTATGCCGGAAGAGGTCATCCGTTCTCATGGTCAATCGTTGGATCCCGCTACCCGGTTTTTCTTCGAACAGCGATTCGGGCAGGATTTTAGCCGTGTCCGTGTGCATACAGATGCTGTGGCCAGCGAGTCGGCACAAACCGTCAATGCTTTGGCCTACACGGTTAAGAACAATATTGTTTTTGAAAACGGACAATACGCGCCCGAAACAAGCCGTGGAAGAAAGTTGCTGGCGCATGAACTGGCCCATGTTTTGCAGCAAAGAAAGACGCATTTCAATTCGCCTGTCCTGTACAGATCACCGGGGGAAGGAGGTGAGGCATTCAGCCGGGAGCAGCTTCAGATTTTTGCCAATGACCCAAGTCAGGCTTTGGTGAGATGGCCGCAACTGGATTCAGCCGAAAGAGGGCAGTTGCTCGGCCTAATGGTTTCCCGCCATGGCACCGGTTTTGTCGAATCATTTGAACGTGTTGCGGATTCAATGCGTGGCCCCGTGACTGTGCGCAATTACAGCGACTACAGAACAGTAGATCGCAGGCGGCTTGAAAGCCGGGGTTGGAATCGTATTGGCCTGACCGGACAAGGATTTGATTTCTGGGTGCACCCTTCCGGCGGGGTGTTGATGGTATTTACAGATGAACCTGGAGCTGCGCAGCCGGCAGAAGAGCCGGCTAGTGAAGCGCATGAAGTTTCCTCCGGTGTATTACCGACGGATATCGAAATCCCTGATGATCCCGTAACACGGTATGGACCTGTTGTGTCTATGAGCAACACGTTCATGGGCCAGGAGGCTGATGCGCGCTTATATGCCAACGGAACAATTGAAGTCTATTATCCGGGTTCTGATAACCCGATAACCTACATGCCTGCTCCAGGTACGACGTCCTTTTACCAAACTTATAATGAAGAAGGACAAGCTTATAGTGGTACACCGGTTGATATTTACCGGGAATTTCCAGATTATCTCGCTGAAGAACTTGATTTGTAG
- a CDS encoding aminotransferase class I/II-fold pyridoxal phosphate-dependent enzyme has protein sequence MKLETLALHHAYNSEATTRAAAVPIYQTTSFTFEDTQHGADLFDLKVEGNIYTRIMNPTTDVLEKRLAAMEGGIGALAVASGMAAITYAIQCICDTGSNIVSTSQLYGGTYNLFAHSLPRQGIVVRMVSFDDYDGIEKAIDENTRAIFCESIGNPAGNVVDIERLAAIAHKFGIPLMVDNTVATPYLCRPFELGADIVVHSLTKYIGGHGTCIGGVIIDSGQFDWVANKSKFPMLNEPDPSYHGVVYTEALGAAAYIGRCRVVPLRNMGAALSPFNAFLILQGLETLGLRMERHCENAGKVAVFLQNHPQVEWVNYAALPNSAYYQACQKITGGKASGILSFGIKGGFEAGVRFIDALQMILRLVNIGDAKSLACHPASTTHRQLNDEELARAGVSRDLVRLSIGIENIDDILADIRQALDVASGS, from the coding sequence ATGAAACTTGAAACACTTGCATTGCATCATGCCTACAATTCAGAAGCCACTACCCGCGCGGCAGCTGTGCCGATTTATCAAACCACATCTTTTACCTTTGAAGATACGCAGCATGGCGCGGATTTATTCGATCTAAAGGTTGAGGGTAATATTTATACCCGCATCATGAATCCAACGACCGATGTGTTGGAAAAGCGTCTGGCTGCAATGGAGGGCGGTATCGGTGCATTGGCAGTTGCGTCGGGTATGGCGGCGATTACGTATGCAATTCAGTGCATTTGTGATACCGGCAGCAATATCGTTAGTACCAGCCAGCTTTATGGCGGCACGTATAATCTGTTTGCACATTCGTTGCCCAGACAGGGTATCGTTGTGCGCATGGTGTCGTTTGACGATTACGACGGGATTGAAAAAGCGATCGATGAAAATACCCGGGCCATTTTTTGCGAATCGATCGGCAATCCGGCCGGAAATGTCGTTGATATTGAGCGTCTGGCCGCTATTGCCCACAAATTCGGTATTCCGTTAATGGTCGACAACACCGTAGCCACCCCGTATTTGTGCCGCCCGTTTGAACTGGGGGCCGATATTGTGGTGCATTCGCTAACCAAATATATCGGCGGTCATGGAACCTGTATCGGTGGGGTGATTATCGATTCCGGCCAGTTTGACTGGGTGGCGAACAAATCCAAATTTCCGATGCTGAATGAGCCGGACCCTTCCTATCACGGCGTGGTGTATACCGAGGCTTTGGGAGCTGCGGCATATATCGGGCGCTGCCGGGTGGTTCCGCTAAGAAACATGGGCGCGGCTTTGTCTCCGTTTAATGCGTTTCTGATTCTGCAAGGTCTGGAAACGCTGGGATTGCGTATGGAAAGGCATTGCGAGAATGCCGGGAAAGTCGCTGTTTTCTTACAGAATCATCCTCAGGTGGAATGGGTAAATTATGCGGCGCTGCCAAACAGTGCGTATTACCAAGCGTGTCAGAAAATAACCGGTGGCAAGGCTTCGGGAATTTTAAGTTTTGGCATCAAAGGCGGTTTTGAAGCTGGCGTCCGGTTTATCGATGCCTTACAAATGATTTTGCGGCTGGTTAATATCGGTGATGCAAAGTCGCTGGCCTGCCATCCCGCCTCGACCACGCATCGTCAGTTAAACGATGAAGAGTTGGCCAGAGCGGGTGTCAGCCGTGATCTGGTGCGACTTTCTATCGGTATCGAGAATATTGACGATATTCTAGCCGATATTCGTCAAGCCCTGGATGTTGCCTCAGGGAGTTAA
- a CDS encoding alpha/beta fold hydrolase, translating to MDAKQYYTAEVHGEYRIFELGDFTVAEGATIPDCQLAYTTLGTLNAAKDNVILVPTWFSGSHQIMQQVYVGEGRALDPEEYFIVIINQLGNGLSSAPHNTPFPRNQANFPQLRISDDVGAQHQLLTELYDIDSLALVVGGSMGAQQTYEWTVRYPDMVKRAAPIAGTAQVTPHNFLFTQGLQNSIMSDPAWLNGWYEQSTDVHIGLRRLAELCNLMGWSPVFFTQERWRALGFTTLEDFITRFMIGYFGAMDPNNLLAMIKKWQLGDICYQRSVTLKDVLAKIKAKVFVLAIEGDLMFPPADCKNEQTMIPNSEFHIIRTADGHFALFGTDPHYLEQVDAHLKTLLATPA from the coding sequence ATGGATGCAAAACAGTATTACACCGCCGAAGTACATGGTGAATATCGGATTTTCGAACTAGGCGACTTTACCGTAGCCGAAGGCGCCACCATACCCGATTGCCAGCTTGCCTACACAACATTGGGTACGCTGAATGCCGCCAAAGATAACGTTATTCTAGTCCCCACCTGGTTTTCAGGCAGCCACCAGATCATGCAGCAGGTCTATGTCGGCGAAGGGCGCGCATTAGATCCGGAAGAATACTTTATCGTCATTATCAATCAACTGGGAAATGGCTTATCCAGCGCACCGCACAACACACCATTTCCGCGTAATCAGGCCAATTTTCCGCAACTGCGTATCAGTGACGATGTCGGGGCGCAGCACCAACTGTTAACCGAACTATATGACATTGACTCTTTGGCATTAGTTGTTGGCGGCTCAATGGGTGCGCAGCAAACGTATGAATGGACAGTGCGCTATCCTGACATGGTAAAACGCGCAGCACCGATTGCCGGAACTGCACAAGTCACACCGCATAATTTTCTGTTCACACAAGGCCTGCAAAACAGCATTATGTCCGACCCCGCTTGGTTGAACGGCTGGTATGAACAATCAACGGATGTGCATATCGGATTAAGACGGTTGGCTGAACTTTGCAACTTGATGGGCTGGAGTCCGGTGTTTTTTACCCAGGAACGCTGGCGTGCGCTGGGTTTTACCACGCTGGAAGATTTTATCACCCGGTTTATGATCGGTTATTTTGGGGCGATGGATCCGAATAACCTGTTAGCCATGATCAAAAAATGGCAGCTTGGCGATATCTGTTACCAGCGCAGCGTTACGCTGAAGGATGTGCTGGCCAAGATAAAAGCCAAGGTTTTTGTCCTGGCCATTGAGGGCGATTTAATGTTCCCACCAGCAGATTGCAAGAACGAACAAACAATGATTCCGAACAGCGAATTTCACATCATCCGCACCGCGGACGGACATTTTGCTTTATTTGGCACGGATCCACACTATCTGGAACAAGTCGACGCTCATCTTAAGACACTTCTTGCCACACCCGCCTAA
- a CDS encoding gamma-glutamyltransferase, which yields MKLSDEIMLDREDARNNPSLWYTSSSNGIVTSAHYKATEAGAQVLAMGGNAVDAAVATSLALGVVEPAGSGLGGMGMMMVHLKKEARTFVIEGPCRAPAKAKPEIYISMANEYMNHRSMESTRENLESAAGIVRKSGYPAIAIPTNPATLSHALKNYGSMNLEQIMAPAISLAENGYLITPFQNKLMTEYRSQVRKGNAASLLFGGSDDVPKSGTLVKNPSLAKTLKHLSRHGLEDFYNGAIGKEIVEDMRLNNGFITADDMANIPWPRESRPINGNFKDWKIMSTPPPGGGTTLIQMLNLFEAMTRDNFDPDTPEAAVLFASIINKARIDRRDSFKKAHDKSENLSSGTYASQTADRLRANLSGEGETTHFNAIDRYGNVVSMTQSIERSFGSKIATPGLGFLYNGFMKAFKLRNKKHPHYLKPGAVARSNASPTIVFKDKKPIFAIGSTGSERIASSMFQVLTRLLNQSPFEAVKAPRLHCTPERQVFLEAERFSTDTISLLKKHGFEINPYDAWSFSVGGLHLAGTNDNKCWGVAEPRRDGAAAGY from the coding sequence ATGAAATTATCCGATGAAATCATGCTGGACAGAGAAGACGCGAGAAATAACCCATCGTTATGGTATACCTCGTCATCAAACGGAATTGTTACCTCGGCGCACTATAAAGCCACTGAAGCCGGTGCCCAGGTGCTTGCGATGGGCGGCAATGCGGTGGACGCAGCCGTTGCAACATCGCTCGCTCTTGGCGTTGTAGAACCGGCGGGCTCGGGCCTCGGCGGCATGGGCATGATGATGGTTCATTTAAAAAAGGAAGCCAGAACATTCGTCATTGAAGGTCCTTGCCGTGCCCCGGCAAAGGCAAAACCTGAAATTTACATTTCCATGGCGAATGAATATATGAATCATCGCAGCATGGAATCCACGCGCGAAAATCTTGAATCAGCCGCAGGTATTGTCAGGAAATCGGGTTACCCGGCAATAGCAATCCCCACGAATCCAGCCACGCTCTCACATGCGCTTAAAAATTACGGTTCAATGAATCTTGAACAGATCATGGCGCCCGCCATCAGTCTCGCCGAAAATGGTTATCTGATCACACCCTTCCAGAACAAGTTAATGACAGAATACAGGTCTCAGGTCAGGAAAGGGAATGCGGCCAGTCTCCTTTTCGGCGGCAGCGATGATGTTCCCAAATCGGGCACGCTCGTAAAGAATCCATCCCTTGCCAAAACCCTCAAACACCTGTCCAGGCATGGTTTGGAAGATTTCTACAATGGCGCAATTGGCAAGGAAATCGTTGAAGACATGCGTCTAAATAACGGTTTCATTACTGCCGACGACATGGCAAACATACCTTGGCCCCGCGAATCCAGGCCAATTAATGGAAACTTCAAGGACTGGAAAATCATGAGTACGCCACCGCCGGGCGGAGGAACCACGCTGATCCAGATGCTAAATCTATTTGAAGCAATGACCCGGGATAACTTTGACCCTGACACACCCGAAGCAGCCGTGCTTTTTGCTTCAATAATTAACAAAGCAAGGATTGACAGAAGAGATTCCTTCAAAAAAGCGCACGACAAATCGGAAAACCTTTCAAGTGGCACATATGCTTCTCAGACCGCCGACCGGCTCAGGGCAAATCTTTCCGGCGAAGGTGAAACAACCCATTTTAACGCGATTGACCGGTATGGCAATGTTGTATCCATGACCCAGTCCATAGAACGGTCATTTGGGTCGAAAATTGCCACGCCGGGGCTCGGTTTCTTATATAACGGCTTCATGAAGGCTTTCAAGCTCAGAAACAAAAAACATCCTCATTACCTAAAACCCGGCGCCGTCGCGCGCTCAAATGCTTCACCGACTATCGTTTTCAAGGATAAAAAGCCGATATTTGCAATCGGTTCAACCGGTTCCGAACGGATAGCCTCGAGCATGTTCCAGGTTTTGACAAGACTTCTTAATCAATCGCCTTTTGAGGCGGTAAAAGCACCGAGACTGCACTGTACCCCCGAAAGACAGGTATTTCTCGAAGCCGAAAGATTTAGCACAGATACAATATCATTACTAAAAAAACATGGCTTTGAAATAAACCCCTATGATGCATGGTCATTTTCTGTCGGAGGACTTCACCTTGCCGGGACAAATGACAACAAATGCTGGGGAGTGGCTGAACCCAGAAGAGATGGAGCCGCGGCAGGGTATTGA
- a CDS encoding class I fructose-bisphosphate aldolase — protein MTNISAILKEEVDILLNHACKTIPKERLHIPGPDFVDRVLITNNRKPGVLRNLQSLYNHGRLAGTGYLSLLPVDQGVEHSAGASFAPNPMFFDPEHIARLAIEGGCNGVASTLGVLGSIARKYAHKIPMILKINHNELLTYPNHYDQTIFASVDQAFEMGACAVGATVFFGSAESRRQIQEITEAFEHAHDLGMVTILWAYTRNPAFQTADRDYHVSADLTGQANHLAATIGADIIKQKMAINNGGYNALKFGKTSSKVYDELTTDHPIDLVRYQVANCYMGRIGMINSGGESGSDDLHQAVRTAVINKRAGGMGLISGRKAFQKPFEEGIKLLNAIQDVYLSKEITIA, from the coding sequence ATGACAAACATCTCTGCCATCCTGAAAGAAGAGGTCGATATACTGCTCAATCATGCCTGCAAAACTATTCCGAAGGAAAGGCTGCACATTCCGGGTCCCGATTTTGTCGATCGCGTGCTGATCACAAACAATCGCAAGCCAGGTGTATTACGCAACCTGCAGTCGTTATACAACCATGGACGTCTTGCGGGAACAGGCTATTTATCCCTGCTGCCGGTCGACCAAGGCGTTGAACATTCCGCTGGCGCGTCCTTTGCGCCCAATCCGATGTTCTTTGATCCGGAGCATATTGCCAGACTTGCCATCGAGGGCGGCTGTAATGGTGTCGCATCCACTCTGGGCGTACTCGGCAGTATTGCCCGCAAGTATGCGCACAAAATACCGATGATCCTCAAAATTAATCACAATGAATTACTGACTTATCCCAATCACTACGACCAGACCATTTTTGCCAGCGTTGATCAGGCCTTCGAGATGGGCGCCTGCGCAGTCGGCGCAACTGTATTCTTTGGTTCTGCAGAATCGCGCCGGCAGATACAGGAAATCACGGAAGCATTCGAACATGCGCACGACTTGGGCATGGTCACCATCCTGTGGGCTTATACGCGTAATCCGGCCTTTCAAACCGCGGATAGAGATTACCACGTCAGCGCCGATCTGACAGGCCAGGCAAATCATCTCGCGGCAACCATCGGCGCCGACATCATCAAGCAAAAAATGGCCATCAACAACGGCGGCTACAACGCGCTGAAATTTGGCAAAACAAGCTCCAAGGTCTATGACGAACTGACCACAGACCACCCGATTGATCTGGTTCGCTACCAGGTCGCCAATTGTTATATGGGACGTATCGGCATGATCAATTCAGGCGGCGAATCCGGCAGCGATGACTTGCACCAGGCGGTACGCACCGCAGTCATCAACAAACGCGCCGGTGGCATGGGTCTTATTTCCGGGCGCAAGGCATTCCAGAAACCGTTCGAGGAAGGCATCAAACTGCTTAATGCCATTCAGGATGTGTATTTATCCAAAGAAATCACCATCGCATAA
- the cysB gene encoding HTH-type transcriptional regulator CysB, producing MKLQQLRYLCETANQSLNLSKAAKKLYTSQPAISKQIQQLEEELGVLIFIRNGKRIVQVTPQGEIIIQIARKILQETENMKKAAQDYTREGGGSLTIATTHTQARYALPPVIKRFTTLHPKVRLVLRQGSPTQISELVSSGEADIAIATEAIEHFQELIMLPCYQWNRCVVVPPDHPLLTNTVLTLKAISQHPIITYDFAFTGRSKINQAFEREGLTPNVVLTAIDSDVIKTYVELGLGIGILAKMAFDPKRDKQLRAIDASHLFEPSTTRIGISRNSYLQGFVFDFIEMFAPHLKKAEVKSKLKNYPV from the coding sequence ATGAAATTACAGCAATTACGTTATCTCTGCGAGACTGCAAACCAAAGTCTCAATCTGTCCAAAGCCGCAAAAAAACTGTACACATCGCAGCCCGCTATCAGCAAACAGATCCAGCAACTTGAAGAAGAACTGGGCGTGCTGATATTTATTCGCAACGGCAAACGCATTGTTCAAGTAACGCCTCAAGGAGAAATCATTATTCAGATTGCACGAAAAATATTGCAAGAAACTGAAAATATGAAAAAAGCCGCGCAAGATTATACGCGTGAAGGTGGAGGATCATTGACCATTGCCACTACACATACACAAGCCCGTTATGCCTTGCCGCCCGTTATTAAGCGCTTTACCACGCTTCACCCCAAAGTCCGGCTTGTTTTGCGCCAGGGCAGCCCTACCCAGATTTCCGAACTGGTTTCCTCGGGTGAAGCCGATATCGCCATCGCAACCGAAGCGATTGAACATTTTCAAGAACTCATCATGTTGCCTTGCTATCAATGGAACCGTTGCGTTGTCGTTCCGCCTGACCATCCATTGTTGACTAATACAGTGTTGACACTCAAAGCAATCAGTCAACATCCTATTATCACTTATGACTTTGCATTTACCGGCCGTTCTAAAATAAACCAGGCTTTCGAAAGAGAAGGGCTCACGCCCAATGTCGTATTAACAGCGATCGATTCCGACGTCATCAAAACCTATGTGGAACTGGGATTGGGTATCGGCATTCTGGCCAAAATGGCGTTTGACCCCAAACGCGACAAACAACTCAGGGCAATCGACGCAAGCCATTTGTTCGAACCCAGCACAACACGCATCGGCATCAGCCGCAACAGCTATCTACAAGGATTTGTGTTCGATTTTATCGAAATGTTCGCACCGCACCTGAAAAAAGCCGAGGTCAAATCCAAATTGAAAAATTATCCAGTTTGA
- a CDS encoding sulfite exporter TauE/SafE family protein produces MEWGYTLSGLVVGFIVGVTGVGGGSLMTPLLIMVFNIPPATAVGTDLLYAALTKAGGAWVHGRQKTVHWTLVGHLAMGSVPAAIATIIFLSVISVDQEFFSSLITSTLGIALILTAMALLFRQQLTRLGRSHFGFLVEWRDRHILSATVITGVILGVLVTISSVGAGALGMVVLFMLYPRLPAVTLVGSDIAHAVPLTLVAGMGHAYMGSVDYSLLMSLLVGSLPGIYFGSHVSKRIPDRFLRPVLATILILIGVKLIL; encoded by the coding sequence ATGGAATGGGGTTATACGTTATCGGGGCTCGTTGTTGGTTTTATTGTTGGCGTGACCGGTGTAGGCGGCGGTTCCTTGATGACGCCATTGTTAATTATGGTATTTAATATTCCGCCGGCCACAGCGGTTGGAACAGATTTGCTGTATGCTGCATTGACAAAGGCTGGTGGCGCGTGGGTTCATGGTAGGCAGAAAACGGTACACTGGACGCTTGTTGGTCATCTGGCAATGGGGAGTGTGCCGGCGGCTATTGCTACAATTATATTTTTAAGCGTTATCAGTGTCGATCAAGAATTTTTTTCCAGTTTGATTACCAGCACACTTGGTATTGCCTTGATCTTGACTGCGATGGCACTGTTATTCCGACAGCAGTTGACGCGTCTGGGCAGGTCGCATTTTGGTTTTTTGGTAGAATGGCGTGATCGGCATATTTTATCTGCGACAGTTATTACAGGCGTAATTCTGGGTGTGCTTGTTACCATTTCATCGGTTGGTGCGGGTGCTCTGGGTATGGTTGTATTATTTATGCTGTATCCGCGTTTGCCCGCTGTCACGCTGGTGGGCAGTGATATTGCCCATGCCGTACCATTGACACTGGTCGCGGGCATGGGACACGCTTATATGGGGTCGGTGGATTACAGCTTGTTGATGAGTCTGTTGGTAGGTTCTTTACCAGGAATATACTTTGGTAGTCATGTCAGTAAACGGATACCGGATCGCTTTTTACGGCCGGTGCTGGCGACAATACTTATTCTGATTGGCGTCAAGCTGATTTTGTAG